Proteins co-encoded in one Methylobacterium sp. WL1 genomic window:
- a CDS encoding DUF3489 domain-containing protein, whose amino-acid sequence MTTISLTRTETSILQTAACEGRLRFAPEMKPASRKRLIGRLLRDDLITPSDAPDGQHRLTPTGYLAIGLTPPARTNTACRPNKKVLVLTLLTRDNGATLAELIAATGWLPHTTRAALSRIRSGGQPLAKAARPDATTAYRILPPSPAARTRSRRKRETLTRGAEAEPQAGMPIPAVA is encoded by the coding sequence ATGACCACCATTTCGCTCACCCGCACCGAGACCAGCATCCTGCAGACCGCCGCATGCGAGGGCCGCCTACGCTTCGCACCAGAGATGAAACCGGCCAGTCGCAAACGGCTCATTGGCCGTCTCCTACGCGACGACCTCATTACCCCATCGGATGCGCCGGACGGACAGCATCGCCTGACGCCCACGGGCTACCTGGCAATTGGCCTCACCCCGCCCGCCCGGACCAACACAGCGTGCCGCCCGAACAAGAAGGTGCTGGTGCTGACGCTGCTGACGAGAGACAACGGAGCTACGCTCGCTGAGCTCATCGCGGCGACGGGCTGGCTCCCGCACACGACGCGCGCGGCCCTCTCTCGGATCCGGTCCGGGGGACAGCCGCTGGCGAAGGCAGCGCGGCCAGACGCGACGACGGCCTACCGCATCCTTCCACCCTCGCCCGCCGCTCGCACTCGCTCGCGGCGCAAGCGGGAGACGCTGACGCGGGGCGCTGAGGCTGAGCCGCAGGCTGGCATGCCGATTCCGGCCGTCGCCTGA
- a CDS encoding YggT family protein, whose translation MNALIWLFDTVVQLFIYVLIASAVLSWLVAFNVVNVRNPIVAQIGEVLYRITEPVLRPIRNLLPNLGGVDISPIILILLLLFISKLLHEYAVPQAYMYAQ comes from the coding sequence ATGAACGCCCTGATCTGGCTCTTCGACACGGTCGTCCAGCTCTTCATCTACGTCCTCATCGCCAGCGCGGTCCTGAGCTGGCTGGTGGCGTTCAACGTGGTGAACGTCCGCAACCCGATCGTCGCCCAGATCGGCGAGGTGCTCTACCGGATCACCGAGCCGGTGCTGCGGCCGATCCGCAACCTGCTGCCCAATCTCGGCGGCGTCGACATCTCGCCGATCATCCTGATCCTGCTGCTGCTGTTCATCAGCAAGCTTCTGCACGAATATGCCGTGCCCCAGGCTTACATGTACGCGCAGTAG
- a CDS encoding L,D-transpeptidase — MSRRIAMLALAGALLGSAPASAGPIDSGPLADFLNVFRSQAIPRETIGWNSTEKPGTIVISTRQRRLYYILGNSEAIRYGVGVGRQGFSWSGTKTVTMKKEWPAWRPPQQMLARRPDLPRFMAGGQDNPLGARALYLGSSLYRIHGSNEPETMGAAVSSGCIRMTNKDVVDLYDRVRVGTKVVVRD; from the coding sequence ATGTCGAGACGGATCGCGATGCTCGCGCTCGCAGGCGCCCTGCTGGGGAGCGCGCCCGCCTCCGCCGGCCCGATCGATAGCGGCCCGCTCGCGGATTTCCTGAACGTCTTCCGCAGCCAGGCGATCCCGCGCGAGACGATCGGCTGGAACAGCACCGAGAAGCCCGGCACCATCGTGATCTCCACCCGCCAGCGCCGGCTCTACTACATCCTCGGGAACAGCGAGGCGATCCGCTACGGCGTCGGCGTCGGCCGGCAGGGCTTCTCCTGGTCCGGCACCAAGACGGTGACGATGAAGAAGGAATGGCCGGCCTGGCGTCCGCCGCAGCAGATGCTGGCCCGCCGCCCGGACCTGCCGCGCTTCATGGCCGGCGGCCAGGACAACCCGCTGGGCGCCCGCGCCCTCTATCTCGGCTCGTCGCTCTACCGGATCCACGGCTCGAACGAGCCCGAGACGATGGGCGCCGCGGTGTCCTCGGGCTGCATCCGCATGACCAACAAGGACGTGGTCGATCTCTACGACCGGGTCCGGGTCGGCACCAAGGTGGTGGTGCGGGACTGA
- a CDS encoding DUF2924 domain-containing protein translates to MSALLDALAGMDAAALERRWRQVFGAAPPPGLPPALRARVIAYRLQALAYGDLDRDTARALERLAQARGPRGQSGDDMPIRVSVPVPDRRGHTPGVTLSREWAGVMHTVHVLDAGYAWNGATYDSLSRVAQAITGTKWNGPRFFGLRAKTTGGGEIGVGRVEA, encoded by the coding sequence GTGTCCGCCTTGCTCGACGCGCTCGCCGGGATGGACGCGGCGGCACTGGAACGGCGCTGGCGCCAGGTCTTCGGCGCAGCCCCGCCTCCCGGCCTCCCGCCGGCCCTGCGCGCGCGGGTGATCGCCTACCGCCTGCAGGCTCTGGCCTATGGTGACCTCGATCGCGATACCGCGCGGGCGCTCGAGCGGCTCGCACAGGCACGGGGCCCAAGAGGCCAGAGCGGGGACGATATGCCGATCCGCGTGTCGGTGCCGGTGCCGGACCGACGCGGGCACACACCCGGCGTGACGCTCTCGCGGGAATGGGCCGGTGTGATGCACACCGTGCACGTGTTGGACGCGGGCTACGCCTGGAACGGGGCGACCTATGACAGCCTGTCCCGCGTGGCGCAGGCTATCACCGGCACCAAGTGGAACGGCCCCCGCTTCTTCGGCCTGCGCGCCAAGACCACTGGCGGTGGGGAGATCGGTGTGGGGAGGGTTGAGGCATGA
- the bcsS gene encoding cellulose biosynthesis protein BcsS produces the protein MGGIAGPIARKLPSPFTTALAVLCACAAAVSAADAADLAVRSTGADWYTGASQQAVDDSWAVAVDGSTSVTSNSSAFGSVTVTAAPNGSPTRDGLRVRVDAIAGTYSYPGRSVATRVTGYQEEGALQAGYEWVWKDAALAGYIGFNVRSNQLSVPDPGNPVVGTGVGLKVAGNFYATPSDRTMVSAYGSYSTKFNAYYSRLRVGYMVADGVYIGPEALFLGDDFFRQYRIGAHLTGVRFGPVQMSVAAGYVRDRIQGSGYYSSVEARSTF, from the coding sequence ATGGGCGGGATCGCGGGACCGATTGCCCGAAAGCTGCCGTCTCCGTTTACGACAGCGCTCGCCGTTTTGTGTGCCTGCGCGGCTGCCGTCTCCGCCGCCGACGCGGCCGACCTCGCGGTGCGGTCGACGGGCGCCGACTGGTACACCGGCGCCTCGCAGCAGGCGGTCGATGACAGCTGGGCCGTCGCCGTCGACGGCTCGACCAGCGTCACCTCGAACAGCTCGGCCTTCGGCTCCGTCACGGTGACCGCCGCGCCCAACGGCTCACCCACGCGAGACGGCCTGCGGGTGCGCGTCGACGCCATCGCCGGCACCTATTCGTATCCCGGGCGGTCCGTGGCCACGCGGGTCACCGGCTACCAGGAGGAGGGCGCCCTCCAGGCGGGTTACGAGTGGGTCTGGAAGGACGCGGCCCTCGCCGGCTACATCGGCTTCAATGTCCGCAGCAATCAGCTGTCCGTCCCCGATCCGGGCAATCCAGTCGTGGGCACGGGCGTCGGGCTGAAGGTCGCCGGCAACTTCTACGCGACGCCGAGCGACCGGACTATGGTCTCGGCCTACGGCTCGTACTCGACCAAGTTCAACGCCTATTACTCCCGTCTGCGCGTCGGCTACATGGTCGCCGACGGCGTTTATATCGGCCCCGAGGCGCTGTTCCTCGGTGATGACTTTTTCCGGCAATATCGCATCGGCGCGCATCTGACCGGCGTCCGGTTCGGGCCCGTGCAGATGTCCGTCGCCGCCGGCTATGTCCGCGACCGGATCCAGGGCTCCGGCTATTATTCCAGCGTCGAGGCCCGCTCGACCTTCTAG
- a CDS encoding MaoC family dehydratase, whose product MKTNPGRFFEDFRLGETIRHATPRTITVGDVALYTGLYGPRFAVQSSDAFARAFGYPKSPLDDLLTFHMVFGKTVPDVSLNALANLGYAEGGFRRPVYPGETVSTVSEVIGLKESSNRQTGVVYVRSVGSDEAGETVLSYCRWVLVRKRDPEAAIAEEHVPSLAKVVDPQDLAGALPKLSAAAYDSELAGSPHRFGDYAVGEKIDHVDGMTVEEAEHQIATRLFQNTAKVHFDGLAAKDTRFGRRLIYGGHVISLARALSFNGLGNAFALAGINAGRHVAPLFAGDTVYAWSEVLAAADVGRDDVGLLRLRTVATKNQPCGAFPDRTGEGYDPAVILDLDYWAFVPK is encoded by the coding sequence GTGAAAACCAACCCCGGCCGGTTCTTCGAGGATTTCCGCCTCGGTGAGACCATCCGCCACGCCACGCCCCGCACCATCACGGTGGGCGACGTGGCGCTCTACACCGGCCTCTACGGCCCGCGCTTCGCCGTACAATCGTCGGACGCCTTCGCCCGCGCCTTCGGCTACCCGAAGAGCCCGCTCGACGACCTGCTGACCTTCCACATGGTGTTCGGCAAGACCGTGCCGGACGTCTCCCTCAACGCGCTGGCCAATCTCGGCTACGCGGAGGGCGGGTTCCGCCGGCCGGTCTATCCGGGCGAGACCGTGTCGACCGTCTCTGAGGTGATCGGCCTCAAGGAGAGCTCGAACCGGCAGACCGGCGTGGTCTACGTGCGCTCGGTGGGCTCCGACGAGGCCGGCGAGACCGTGCTGAGCTATTGCCGCTGGGTCCTGGTGCGCAAGCGCGACCCGGAGGCCGCCATCGCCGAGGAGCACGTGCCGAGCCTGGCCAAGGTGGTCGACCCGCAGGATCTCGCGGGCGCCCTGCCGAAGCTCTCGGCTGCCGCCTACGATTCGGAGCTCGCCGGCAGCCCGCACCGCTTCGGCGACTACGCGGTCGGGGAGAAGATCGACCATGTCGACGGCATGACCGTCGAGGAGGCCGAGCACCAGATCGCCACGCGCCTGTTCCAGAACACCGCCAAGGTCCATTTCGACGGCCTGGCCGCCAAGGACACCCGGTTCGGCCGCCGGCTGATCTATGGCGGGCACGTGATCTCGCTGGCCCGGGCGCTCAGCTTCAACGGCCTGGGCAACGCCTTCGCGCTCGCCGGCATCAATGCCGGCCGCCACGTGGCGCCGCTGTTTGCCGGCGACACGGTCTATGCCTGGAGCGAGGTCCTGGCCGCGGCCGATGTCGGGCGCGACGATGTCGGGCTCCTGCGCCTGCGCACGGTCGCCACCAAGAACCAGCCCTGCGGCGCCTTCCCGGACCGCACCGGCGAGGGCTACGACCCGGCCGTGATCCTCGACCTGGATTACTGGGCGTTCGTGCCGAAATAG
- a CDS encoding helix-turn-helix domain-containing protein, giving the protein MSLPALVPSTIETTRHVEPKRAFDFWCSTALAPHGDVGRMHPRAAFQARRLVVMGADWGLTHTVSSPVGVTVGARHIGRNPSDAMVIGLALDGIGYQEQGLRGARLSAGDISFLSRQRPFLAGTQSDYAEIRLALPRATFEAWIGTVEAFAGRCIADRPAHAAFKAAFRTFAASAAWMTEGEAQVALEGVLHLLRTLVRDQPGNPAAPVSCEAVVSLAHAHIMRRLHDPSLGPAEIQAALGLSRAHLYRAFAGTDGIAAAIRDARLDLAHRRLTAPGQDRLKIATIAYACGFTDAPTFNRAFRRRFDHAPGDLRARTGDPGMGAAGALT; this is encoded by the coding sequence GTGTCCCTCCCGGCCCTCGTCCCCAGCACCATCGAGACCACCCGTCATGTCGAGCCCAAGCGGGCGTTCGACTTCTGGTGCTCGACCGCGCTGGCGCCGCACGGTGATGTCGGCCGCATGCATCCCCGCGCGGCGTTCCAGGCCCGGAGGCTCGTCGTCATGGGCGCGGATTGGGGCCTGACCCATACGGTCAGCAGCCCGGTCGGTGTGACGGTCGGGGCCCGCCATATCGGCCGGAACCCCTCCGACGCGATGGTGATCGGCCTCGCCCTCGACGGGATCGGATACCAGGAGCAGGGCCTGCGCGGCGCGCGCCTGAGCGCCGGGGACATCAGCTTCCTGTCGCGCCAGCGGCCGTTCCTGGCCGGCACCCAGAGCGATTACGCGGAGATCCGGCTGGCGCTGCCGCGCGCGACCTTCGAGGCCTGGATCGGCACCGTCGAGGCCTTCGCGGGGCGCTGCATCGCCGACCGCCCCGCGCACGCGGCGTTCAAGGCCGCGTTCCGCACGTTCGCGGCGTCGGCCGCCTGGATGACCGAGGGCGAGGCGCAGGTCGCGCTCGAAGGCGTGCTGCACCTGCTGCGCACCCTCGTCCGGGACCAGCCCGGCAACCCGGCCGCCCCGGTCTCGTGCGAGGCGGTGGTGTCCCTCGCCCACGCCCACATCATGCGCCGGCTCCACGACCCGAGCCTTGGCCCGGCCGAGATCCAGGCGGCGCTCGGCCTGTCCCGGGCCCACCTGTACCGGGCCTTCGCGGGGACCGACGGCATCGCGGCGGCGATCCGCGACGCGCGCCTCGACCTCGCCCACCGCCGCCTGACCGCGCCGGGTCAGGACCGGCTGAAGATCGCCACGATCGCGTATGCCTGCGGCTTCACCGACGCGCCGACCTTCAACCGTGCCTTCCGCCGCCGCTTCGACCACGCGCCCGGCGATCTGCGCGCCAGAACGGGCGATCCCGGGATGGGTGCTGCGGGCGCCCTTACTTGA
- a CDS encoding diguanylate cyclase: MRTAAVLGADTDAPDGRAIQILKLSMAASGRLRQPVPGFAIGTATFLVALLLRFALHPVLPPGFPFFTFFPAVILSTFLCGARAGTVCAVLSGVAAWYFFIPPLGSFVLDRTVLTALALFALVAGIDILLIDVVQRVTAGLIGAEAEARHLLAQQRRLVEDLRTETDSRVMHQTLAEKSLLLDLALKAAQAGTWHYRVATGRVLLSAEMARQHGLGEAEIEIDIARDWRPLVHPDDAERTLTALDRAIATRGTFETEFRIGRANGETRWVSGTGRVEVDDRGEPEWVVGLTFDITDRKRAEQQIAHLAHHDPLTGLANRTRFREQFLREIALVKRGGAGCALLCLDLDGFKAVNDTLGHAAGDAVLRILADRMRAIVRIEDTLARLGGDEFVVIQTGLDQAADAAILAERLTRTISAPCRIDGSDVSVGVSIGVALIPADGIEPDAIYQSADRALYQAKAQGRGTYRWAGRLDRGALS, translated from the coding sequence ATGAGAACCGCCGCTGTTCTTGGTGCCGACACCGACGCACCGGATGGGCGGGCGATCCAGATCCTGAAGCTGTCGATGGCGGCGAGCGGACGGCTCCGGCAGCCGGTGCCGGGCTTTGCGATCGGCACGGCCACCTTCCTGGTCGCGCTCCTGCTGCGCTTCGCACTCCATCCCGTTCTGCCGCCGGGATTTCCGTTCTTCACGTTCTTCCCCGCGGTCATCCTGTCGACGTTCCTGTGCGGCGCGCGCGCCGGCACCGTCTGCGCGGTCCTGTCCGGCGTCGCGGCGTGGTACTTCTTCATCCCGCCCCTGGGCTCGTTCGTCCTCGACCGCACGGTCCTCACCGCGCTGGCCCTGTTCGCCCTCGTCGCCGGGATCGACATCCTCCTGATCGACGTGGTGCAGCGGGTGACCGCCGGGCTGATCGGCGCCGAGGCGGAGGCGCGGCACCTGCTCGCGCAGCAGCGCCGGCTCGTCGAGGATCTCCGGACGGAGACCGACAGCCGCGTGATGCACCAGACGCTCGCCGAGAAGTCCCTGCTGCTCGACCTCGCCCTGAAGGCCGCCCAGGCCGGGACGTGGCACTACCGGGTCGCCACCGGGCGGGTGCTCCTCTCGGCCGAGATGGCCCGGCAGCACGGGCTGGGCGAGGCCGAGATCGAGATCGACATCGCGCGGGACTGGCGGCCGCTGGTGCATCCCGACGATGCCGAGCGGACCCTGACCGCCCTCGACCGCGCCATCGCCACGCGCGGCACCTTCGAGACCGAGTTCCGCATCGGTCGCGCGAACGGCGAGACGCGCTGGGTCAGCGGAACCGGCCGGGTCGAGGTCGACGACCGGGGCGAGCCGGAATGGGTCGTCGGCCTGACCTTCGACATCACCGATCGCAAGCGCGCCGAGCAGCAGATCGCCCATCTCGCGCATCACGATCCCCTCACGGGGCTCGCCAACCGGACCCGGTTCCGGGAGCAGTTCCTCCGGGAGATCGCCCTGGTGAAGCGCGGCGGTGCCGGCTGCGCGCTGCTGTGCCTCGACCTCGACGGGTTCAAGGCCGTCAACGACACCCTCGGTCACGCCGCGGGCGACGCCGTGCTGCGCATCCTTGCGGACCGGATGCGGGCCATCGTGCGGATCGAGGACACGCTGGCGCGCCTGGGCGGCGACGAGTTCGTGGTCATCCAGACCGGCCTGGACCAGGCCGCCGACGCGGCCATCCTGGCCGAGCGCCTGACCCGGACCATCAGCGCCCCCTGCCGGATCGACGGCAGCGACGTGTCCGTGGGCGTCAGCATCGGCGTCGCCTTGATCCCGGCCGACGGGATCGAGCCCGACGCGATCTACCAGAGCGCCGACCGGGCCCTGTACCAGGCCAAGGCACAGGGCCGCGGCACCTACCGGTGGGCCGGGCGCCTGGACCGGGGGGCGCTTTCCTAG
- a CDS encoding recombinase family protein, protein MSARSSKPRQAPPPGTRPTLRCAIYTRVSTEHGLDQEFNSLDNQREAAEAYIRSQAHEGWRLLPGRYDDGGFSGGSLERPALQRLLVEVQARRVDVIVVYKVDRLTRALSDFAKLVELFDGHGVSFVSVTQAFNTTTSMGRLTLNVLLSFAQFEREVTGERIRDKIAASKRKGIWMGGVVPLGYRVEDRALHVVEEHAALVRAIFAGYLAHGTVAALKQDLDEQGITLPARRDGAGRETGGGPFSRGHLYKLLGNPLYIGQLRHKGQVHEGQHAAIVDGATWQAVQERLTTNHHQHHRGRSESVHLLTGRLRDVAGEPMVPSHAQKGSLRYRYYVAREVGLDGKRLRLPAGPIEAVVVAGLRSIAAPSPVPLEDAAVVAAELETVTVHADHLVLQLTGDRPPLSLPFAHQLQRRRRAIVVPPGREGDRLRAMKAEDRTRMLVGIAAGRTWMGDLVGGRSTSIEAIARAEQVSERSVRMTLSLALLSPRIVQVIVEARLPRGIGLRHLYELPPAWNAQERILGL, encoded by the coding sequence ATGAGTGCCCGGTCGTCCAAACCACGACAGGCACCGCCCCCCGGCACACGGCCGACGCTGCGCTGCGCGATCTACACCCGGGTCTCGACCGAGCACGGGCTCGATCAGGAGTTCAACTCCCTCGACAACCAGCGTGAAGCCGCCGAAGCCTACATCCGCTCTCAGGCGCACGAGGGCTGGCGCCTGCTACCCGGCCGCTACGACGACGGCGGCTTCTCCGGCGGATCGCTCGAACGCCCCGCCCTGCAACGGCTGCTCGTCGAGGTGCAGGCCCGGCGCGTCGACGTGATCGTCGTGTACAAGGTCGACCGGCTCACCCGGGCCCTGTCCGACTTCGCCAAGTTGGTCGAGCTGTTCGACGGGCACGGCGTCTCGTTCGTGTCGGTGACCCAGGCGTTCAACACCACCACCAGCATGGGCCGGCTCACGCTCAACGTGCTGCTGTCGTTCGCCCAGTTCGAGCGTGAGGTCACCGGCGAACGCATCCGCGACAAGATCGCCGCGAGCAAGCGCAAGGGGATCTGGATGGGCGGCGTCGTCCCACTCGGCTACCGGGTCGAGGACCGCGCCCTGCACGTCGTCGAGGAACATGCCGCCCTCGTGCGGGCGATCTTCGCGGGCTACCTCGCGCACGGCACGGTGGCGGCGCTCAAGCAGGATCTCGACGAGCAGGGCATCACCCTGCCGGCCCGCCGCGACGGGGCTGGGCGAGAGACCGGTGGGGGTCCGTTCTCGCGCGGGCATCTGTACAAGCTGCTCGGCAATCCGCTCTACATCGGTCAGCTTCGGCACAAGGGTCAGGTCCATGAAGGCCAGCATGCCGCGATCGTGGACGGGGCGACGTGGCAGGCGGTGCAGGAACGGCTCACCACCAACCACCATCAGCATCACCGCGGGCGATCTGAGAGCGTGCACCTCCTCACCGGGCGCCTACGCGATGTGGCAGGTGAGCCGATGGTGCCGAGCCATGCCCAGAAGGGTTCACTGCGTTACCGCTACTACGTCGCCCGTGAGGTCGGGCTGGATGGCAAGCGGCTGCGCTTGCCTGCCGGGCCGATCGAGGCGGTGGTCGTGGCTGGTCTACGGAGCATCGCTGCACCGAGCCCGGTACCGCTCGAAGACGCTGCCGTGGTCGCTGCCGAACTCGAGACGGTGACGGTGCATGCCGATCACCTCGTGCTGCAGCTCACCGGCGACCGCCCTCCCTTGTCGCTGCCCTTCGCGCATCAGCTGCAGCGCCGCCGCAGGGCGATCGTCGTACCGCCGGGGCGCGAGGGCGATCGGCTGCGGGCGATGAAGGCGGAGGATCGCACCCGCATGCTCGTAGGCATCGCCGCGGGCCGGACCTGGATGGGGGATCTCGTGGGTGGGCGAAGCACGAGCATCGAGGCGATCGCCAGGGCCGAGCAGGTCAGCGAGCGCTCGGTGCGCATGACGCTGTCCCTCGCCCTACTCTCCCCTCGCATCGTGCAGGTGATCGTCGAGGCGCGGCTGCCCCGGGGCATCGGCCTGCGTCATCTCTACGAGCTGCCCCCCGCTTGGAATGCACAGGAACGCATCCTTGGCTTGTGA
- a CDS encoding helix-turn-helix domain-containing protein, giving the protein MSADPVKTLVQSTAEVEPERAFEFWRHTALAMTGVVSSGLDRSPAFAARRLVAETAHSTLLHTQSRTIDIARPAQHIRRDGRDAMTIAVFVRGTGYAEQGNRGARMVPGDICIVDTSRPYRAGGYEDYEEIRLITSRALFRAHVGEPETFAGHTIGKGHLNTLFVSYMQAYAGQVATMSEAQAGIAVEGGLHLLRSFTGVSEDPISVDALKSLASVQIQRRLHDPEFGTDALCRSLCVSRSRLYTAFADGDGVAASIRDARLDRAHRYLSVPAHAHDSIATIMLRCGFTDASAFSRAFRRRFGVAARDVRSPRFGDRLLAAGSHAVV; this is encoded by the coding sequence GTGTCCGCCGACCCCGTCAAAACGCTCGTCCAGAGCACGGCCGAGGTCGAACCCGAGCGGGCCTTCGAGTTCTGGCGCCACACCGCGCTGGCCATGACCGGCGTCGTCAGCAGCGGGCTGGACCGGTCGCCCGCCTTCGCGGCCCGCCGCCTCGTCGCCGAGACCGCGCACAGCACCCTTCTGCACACGCAGAGCAGGACCATCGACATCGCCCGGCCGGCGCAGCACATCCGGCGGGACGGACGCGACGCCATGACGATCGCGGTGTTCGTCCGGGGCACCGGATACGCCGAGCAGGGCAATCGCGGCGCCCGGATGGTGCCCGGCGACATCTGCATCGTCGACACCAGCCGTCCCTATCGCGCGGGCGGCTACGAGGATTACGAGGAGATCCGGCTGATCACGTCGCGAGCCCTGTTCCGGGCCCATGTCGGCGAGCCCGAGACCTTCGCCGGGCACACGATCGGCAAGGGCCATCTCAACACCCTCTTCGTGTCCTACATGCAGGCCTATGCCGGGCAGGTCGCGACGATGTCCGAGGCCCAGGCCGGGATCGCGGTCGAGGGGGGCCTGCACCTGCTGCGCAGTTTCACGGGGGTGTCGGAGGATCCGATCTCGGTCGACGCGCTGAAGTCCCTGGCCTCGGTGCAAATCCAGCGTCGCCTGCACGATCCGGAATTCGGCACGGACGCCCTGTGCCGAAGCCTGTGCGTGTCCCGCAGCCGGCTCTACACCGCCTTCGCGGACGGCGACGGCGTCGCGGCGTCGATCCGCGACGCGCGCCTGGACCGCGCGCACCGCTACCTCTCCGTCCCGGCGCACGCGCACGACAGCATCGCGACGATCATGCTCCGGTGCGGCTTCACCGATGCGTCGGCCTTCAGCCGGGCGTTCCGTCGGCGCTTCGGGGTCGCGGCGCGTGATGTCCGGTCGCCCAGGTTCGGGGACCGCCTCCTGGCCGCCGGCTCTCACGCCGTGGTCTGA
- a CDS encoding MFS transporter, with protein MLFVALYGLSPWATVGFPLLSAVVMIGKGFRIDQSLIFAGLSMLGPPLGTLLTATVIDRLERRACLVVLAVAMVVLGTSFAVAEAFTVLVLVGLAFNTAAAIYGGVLAIYATELLSTALRASALTCAWATGRIAAALTPVVLLPILEGYGIHAMFAVITATLAASCVLVLRGPRGRSGRPVAR; from the coding sequence GTGCTGTTCGTCGCGCTCTACGGGCTCAGCCCCTGGGCGACGGTGGGCTTTCCCCTGCTGAGCGCCGTCGTGATGATCGGCAAGGGCTTTCGGATCGATCAATCCCTGATCTTCGCCGGGCTGTCGATGCTGGGGCCGCCGCTCGGAACTCTGCTCACCGCCACGGTGATCGACCGCCTGGAGCGGCGCGCCTGCCTGGTCGTCCTGGCGGTCGCGATGGTGGTCCTGGGCACGAGCTTCGCCGTCGCCGAGGCCTTCACGGTCCTGGTCCTGGTCGGCCTGGCGTTCAACACCGCCGCCGCGATCTACGGCGGCGTCCTCGCCATCTACGCGACGGAGCTGCTGTCGACCGCCCTGCGGGCCTCGGCCCTCACCTGCGCCTGGGCGACCGGCCGGATCGCGGCAGCCCTGACCCCGGTCGTCCTGCTGCCGATCCTCGAAGGCTACGGGATCCACGCCATGTTCGCCGTGATCACCGCGACCCTGGCCGCCAGCTGCGTGCTGGTGCTTCGCGGGCCGCGCGGCCGGTCGGGACGGCCGGTGGCGCGCTAG
- a CDS encoding MFS transporter, producing MNDASARPAAPRGAPPSDPPGSLTAITARLDGLPLTRLHLAILAVCTLGLFTDVAEVALSNALAAIFLAPPHSMPRGDLSLLLASVFAGGAVGAPVFGLVGDRFGRRRALQGTLALMAVGSLAAAASSGLTQLTGARVVSGFAIGGFPPLAATYLADVMPPRRRGAMLMLCAGIGFLGASAVILLVQGLAPSPPLGIAPWRWALILGGVLAVIGTILFALLPESPRWLASVGRAEAADRACGRFEDAAGLAPRRDPPGRPPRSRRPVRCGRGCGRCWPSRGSCAGPCCSSRSTGSAPGRRWAFPC from the coding sequence GTGAACGACGCATCCGCACGCCCTGCCGCCCCCCGCGGCGCCCCGCCATCCGATCCGCCCGGGTCCCTGACCGCGATCACGGCGCGGCTCGACGGCTTGCCGCTGACGCGGCTCCATCTGGCGATCCTGGCGGTGTGCACCCTCGGCCTGTTCACCGACGTGGCCGAGGTCGCCCTCAGCAACGCCCTGGCGGCGATCTTCCTGGCGCCCCCCCACAGCATGCCCCGGGGCGACCTGTCCCTGCTGCTGGCCTCGGTCTTCGCCGGGGGCGCCGTGGGGGCGCCGGTCTTCGGCCTGGTCGGCGACCGGTTCGGGCGCCGCCGGGCGCTCCAGGGCACCCTCGCGCTGATGGCGGTGGGGTCGCTGGCCGCGGCGGCGAGTTCGGGCCTCACGCAGCTCACCGGGGCCCGGGTGGTGTCGGGCTTCGCGATCGGCGGCTTCCCGCCCCTGGCCGCGACGTATCTCGCCGACGTGATGCCGCCCCGGCGGCGCGGGGCGATGCTGATGCTCTGCGCCGGGATCGGCTTCCTGGGCGCCTCCGCGGTGATCCTGCTGGTCCAGGGCCTCGCCCCGAGCCCGCCGCTGGGGATCGCGCCCTGGCGCTGGGCGCTGATCCTGGGCGGGGTGCTGGCCGTGATCGGCACCATCCTGTTCGCCCTGCTGCCGGAATCCCCGCGCTGGCTCGCCTCGGTCGGCCGGGCCGAGGCGGCCGACCGGGCCTGCGGGCGCTTCGAGGACGCGGCCGGCCTCGCGCCCCGGAGGGACCCGCCGGGGCGCCCGCCGCGGAGCCGGCGGCCGGTCCGGTGCGGGCGGGGCTGCGGGCGCTGCTGGCCGAGCCGCGGCAGCTGCGCCGGACCGTGCTGTTCGTCGCGCTCTACGGGCTCAGCCCCTGGGCGACGGTGGGCTTTCCCCTGCTGA